Below is a window of Pseudomonadota bacterium DNA.
TACGTTCCGGATTCTCATAAACCTCGAAAGCGACGCCCTTGGCTTGCGCCACCGGCATGAACAACCGACTAACCTCGGTAAAAACCTCGCGCAGATCAAAATCAACCTCCTCCAGCACCATCTTGCCGGCCTCGACCCGGGACAGGTCAAGGATATCGTTGAGCACCGTCAGCAGATTTTCCCCGGACCGTCTGATATTCATGACAAAACGCCGCTGTTTGTCATCCAGACGGGTTCCGGCCAGTAGCTCGGCCATGCCGATCAGACCATTCATCGGGGTTCGGATCTCATGGCTCATGGTGGCCAGAAACTCCGATTTAACCCGACTCGCGCTTTCGGCCTCGTCCCGGGCCTGAGCCAGGCGAGCTTCGAACTCTTTGAGATCGACCATCATCCGGTTAAAGGCCTCGACCAGGGCCTCGATTTCACGACTGGCCCGAACCTTGACCGGCCGGCTGAAATCACCTTGACTGACCCGATCGGCGGCGGCAATCAAGGCATTGACCGGAGAGGCCAGATGACGCGCCAGCAATCCTGACAATAGCAGCGCGGCCAAGGAGATCAACCCGATTTCCATGGCGAACAACCACTTCATACGATTGACATAGTCCGCGAAAATCAACGGCGTGATATCAAGCCGAAGTAAACCCAGCGGACTGACGGCCCCTTCTTCCTCATTCAACGACCTGAGCCGCAAGGGTAAAATAAAACTGATCACTCCGGCCGTGGTCACAGTTTTAACCTCGGGTTCGTCCGGATCTGCCTCCTGCAGCCAGGGAAGCAGTTCGGCTGGCTCCGGCCGCCAGGCAGGCGACGCACTCTCCGGGTTCTGCCATGAGCGCCAGGAAAGCGCGCCGGCATCATAGAGAATGATTCGTTCAATCTCAGGCGTGAGCAGCATATTTCTGGCCGTGGCCTCGATGTGCAGGGCACTCTGAGTAAAAAGCGCGGTCCGGGCCTGGGCTTGCAGAACCTTGACCCGATGATAACCCTGATCATGAAGCAAGCGGCGACCGACGGTTTTGGTGATATAGACCTGGCTGAACAGGGACGAGCCCAGGACCAGGATCGTCACCAGCAGAAAGGCCCCCAGCAGCCGGACGGCAAAACTCACAAAGTTCCTCCGCCATCGACAAAAACAATATTTTTCTCCAGCGCCGCGGGCGGCAGGACGGAAAAATAAGTCGCCCGGTCACGGTTAAGAAAAATCGTGAAAAGATTTTCTTCGCCCCCGGCAAAATCTTCAGCCACGTCGATCAGTTCCCCCCGAAGACCGTAAGCCGTCAGACCCTGACAAAGAAAGTCAGCCATCACCGACAAGGTATAATTAATGGAAAGCAAGGCTCCCTGCCTGACAAAACCAGGAGAGAGACCGATCAGAGGGCGCCGGGTCCGGGCCTGCAACTCCAGCATTTTATCAAGGGTGACCCGGTTGATCAGACCTGGAACCGGAATCATGAAAAAAAGGTCGCAACGCTGGTAAAGACGCTCAATCACCGCCAGTGAATTTTGCTGCGAAACCACACCGCAGTCAGCCTCGAATCCCAATTTTTCCGCGACCCGGCGAAACCGCTCGATTTCCCGCAGCTGCTCCCGGCTGCAAACCAGGGCGACGCGCTCGGCCTCAGGCAGCAATTTCCTGAGCACTTCCAGTTGGGTCGCAAAAGGGACGGAAAACGGCAGTCCCCGCCACCGACCACTGTCCGTGGCCAGATCGAGAGCCTCGGGTTCGGCAACCAGGGCGTAGAGCCCCGGTTGACCGTTGCCCTCCTGCAATGCCAAGCGCAGGGCGTGGCTGCCGATGGCCACCAGCATGGCCGCGCGCTGAAGCCTTTCCCGATGACCGGTCTCCGCCTTTCCGCTTAAGGGAAGAAAGTCGAGTTCAAACTCCTCCGCGACCCGGGTCGGGTCCTGCAACGACCTGATGATCTCCTGGTGCTGAATGATTCTCGCCTGATAGATAATCGTCGCCTTCAATTTCTCGGCGAGCAGACAATCCGGATAAGCGAGAAACAGCCCCAGGACGATCAGGACGAAACTCTCGCGGCCCAAAGGCCGGAAAATCTTTTCAAGAATTTTCACGGGCAACGACAACCCCGAAAGCGACTTGATTGCGTTACAAAAAAAACCGGCCCGATTACAAAAACGGCTTAGCAAGGCAATGCGAAACGGCGCTCCTTTTCGCTCCACCTCTCAAACATAACCATTTAATTTCAACATGTTACAGTCGGCAACCGGAATCGATACAGCGCAAAAAGCAAAGCCTTGCGCGCGCGGCCAACCCCCGGTCATGCAAGATTCATGAGAGCAAAAACTCCGCCCCAGGCCCGCGGGGGTCACGCGCCGGCTAAAACTTAACCCGACAGCCGACCTCAAAAGAAACGCCGGGACGCGGATAACCGTCGGGAAGCTCACCGCTGGTACAGGCATAGGCGTAATCTTCCGAAAAGAGATTATGGGCGGCGACAAAAACCTCGACCCCCGGCGGCAGCAGGGCGTGATTGACAGCCCGCAGGGTGACATCTGCAAGCAGATAGTCGGGAAAACCTGCGCATGCCACCCTGGCGACCCTCTCGGTACGGCCGACATACTGACAAGTCAGATTGAGATTGAGACCGGGCCACAACCTGAAATTAAGCGCCGCCAGCGAGAGCCAGCGGGAAATCCCGGCCAGGGGCTCGCCGTCCTGATCCCGGGCATGAGCATAGGCGAGGTTGAAACGCAGGTCGCCGCCTTCGAGAAAACCTGAGAAACGCCGCACCAGGCCGAATTCAACCCCATGGGTCACCACCTCGTCCTCATTGGCAAACATAATCTTGCCGGCAGTCACCCGATTCGTTTCCTCCCTGATCAGGTCTTCGAATTCATTGCGGTACAAAGCCAGGCTCAGATCGAGATCGCGCCCCAGTTCAAACTCAAAATCAAGCTCGTAACAGCGGCCGGTTTCCGCGTCAAGCTCGGGGTTACCCAAAAAAGGACCGCCCTGCGCCTGTTTGTAAAGACTGCGAAAGGAAGGCGCGGCAAAAGATTCACCGTAAGCGGCCTTGATGCGAAACCACGGCCGGGGCTGATAGACCAGGGCCAGACGGGGGGAGACTTCCGATCCAAAATCCTGATAATGATCAAAGCGTAACCCGGCCACCAGAAAAAGTTGTGCGTTAAGACGCCACTGATCCTGGGCGTAGACCGAATAAAACCGGCGCCGGGCTTCCGCCATCCAGCTGAAATGATCCGTGACGTCGATCAGCTCCGGCAGGGGCAGGGGATCGAAATTGGCCCTGAAACTGACCTGATCCAGCACCGTATAGCGAAACTCCCCCCCGCAACTGAACAGATGATCGGCGCCGAGCTGCCAGTCAAACTGCAGATTCGCGGTTAAGGCCCGCACGACACCGCTCTGAATCTCCAGCTTGCCGTCCGGGAAAACCTCGCCCTGGGGCCCGGTAAATCCCGGCGGCCGCAGACCCAATTTAGAATCAAGAACATGGCGGTCGAAACTGATTCGGGGTCTGACCTGCAGGGTGCCGTCAAAAAAACTCTTTTTCCAGCTGAGTTCGCTCCAGAAATAACTGCGCTCCATTTCGGTCTCGTCGCTCAGGGCCTTGCCGGGGCCGAAGAAACCGCCGTCACGGTGATCGAGATACTGCAGCTGCAACTGCAGGTCATCAATGGCGAAGCCGCCATTGATATCGCCGCGCTCGACCCATTCCCGAGTGGAGCCCGGAGCTAGGGAAACGCCGGCGTTCAGCGGATCATCACTGAGCGCGTCCCGCTTGACCCGCACTCCGGCCCCATCGCTGTTGAGATAGTTAAGATTCCCCCAGGCCGCCAGGCCGCCGTCTCGAATCGCCCCTTCCAGATTGTAGCGCTGCAACCGGTGCGAACCGGTTTTCGCGTCCAGGCCCAGACGGTCGGGCTCCCCTTTGCGGGTGATCAGATTAATCACCCCCAGCATCGCGCTCGAACCATACAGCGCCGATCCGGCTCCGCGAAAAACATAGTCGCGCCGCCGGTCCAGTCACTGTTGACCGGGTGATCGTTGATCATGAATAAAATCTTTTCCGAAGCGTTGCTGCGATAGCCGCGCATAACGACCACCGGATAGGCGTTAAAATCAAAAACCACCTCGATGCCGGGCACCAGACGCAAAACATCGGTCAGATCGCGGGCTCCGCGCCGGCGCATCTCATTGTTTTCAATAACCGTCACCAGCCCCGAAACCTGATGCAGGGGCTGTTTGGTCCGGGTCACAAGCTCGGTTTCCCCATAAAACAAGCCCAG
It encodes the following:
- a CDS encoding TonB-dependent receptor, translating into MLGVINLITRKGEPDRLGLDAKTGSHRLQRYNLEGAIRDGGLAAWGNLNYLNSDGAGVRVKRDALSDDPLNAGVSLAPGSTREWVERGDINGGFAIDDLQLQLQYLDHRDGGFFGPGKALSDETEMERSYFWSELSWKKSFFDGTLQVRPRISFDRHVLDSKLGLRPPGFTGPQGEVFPDGKLEIQSGVVRALTANLQFDWQLGADHLFSCGGEFRYTVLDQVSFRANFDPLPLPELIDVTDHFSWMAEARRRFYSVYAQDQWRLNAQLFLVAGLRFDHYQDFGSEVSPRLALVYQPRPWFRIKAAYGESFAAPSFRSLYKQAQGGPFLGNPELDAETGRCYELDFEFELGRDLDLSLALYRNEFEDLIREETNRVTAGKIMFANEDEVVTHGVEFGLVRRFSGFLEGGDLRFNLAYAHARDQDGEPLAGISRWLSLAALNFRLWPGLNLNLTCQYVGRTERVARVACAGFPDYLLADVTLRAVNHALLPPGVEVFVAAHNLFSEDYAYACTSGELPDGYPRPGVSFEVGCRVKF